The following proteins are co-located in the Cryptococcus neoformans var. neoformans B-3501A chromosome 12, whole genome shotgun sequence genome:
- a CDS encoding hypothetical protein (HMMPfam hit to TP6A_N, Type IIB DNA topoisomerase, score: 43.5, E(): 5.9e-10) has protein sequence MLPLPSPSYSGSPAHHMDKEDKDILLVEGKNSCHRIDLSGSSEDSGRDTIQVDDDSGDEDDLVWALIADDLNSDASTHDIEDRNEEAQEALFEQLIRRTEAMRNPATQTASLQTQFEVSDDDENDFVIDEPYSESLIEDGIQVSDEGRENALKFLQSIVLSFLEQISTSLGTIFSHETSKVHKKELKGLKRRKIYAAEAEQKKETDQCLETGKIGVTISLKNRKSGSYQAIMLPDSPLQSPDRQSSIMRMTCIMRVASTLYEAILDRNVITLRDVYYRDKQLFERQPVVDKIVDDLVATAGLRRRDFYVCASAKGLIASSSLVIRYRTGDEIILSATRANLVDPAEKIDVIEAPNGLDWVLIVEKDAIFQSLCGAGILQDERIGHGVLITGKGFPDLATRQILRLIADTFPCVKMYALVDADPHGLKILSTYMYGSKANAYSTDYGDLPLGDRVQWLGLRASHWSDLHISYDHLIPLEQSDIQMAMSMLRDHQTLPVEWKRELSHMLHLHRKAEIEIIIASSWSSDHVGSNGSGDREGDRQPLPDVERLINYIVKNMGF, from the exons GGCTCACCTGCTCACCATATGgacaaagaagacaaagatATTCTACTCGTGGAAGGAAAAAACTCATGTCATAGAATAGACCTAAGTGGTTCCTCCGAAGACAGTGGTCGAGATACCATCCAGGTAGATGACGATTctggtgatgaggatgaccTCGTCTGGGCTTTAATAGCAGACGACCTTAATAGCGATGCTTCGACCCATGATATCGAAGACCGCAATGAAGAAGCGCAAGAAGCTCTATTTGAGCAATTGATACGTCGAACAGAAGCAATGCGTAATCCGGCAACACAAACAGCATCATTACAAACGCAATTTGAAGTCagcgacgatgacgagAACGACTTTGTGATAGATGAGCCGTATTCTGAGAGTCTGATAGAGGACGGAATCCAGGTTTCTGATGAGGGAAG GGAAAATGCTCTAAAGTTTCTCCAGTCCATAGTATTGTCTTTCCTCGAACAAATTTCAACCTCGTTGGGAACAATTTTCTCGCATGAAACCTCAAAGGTTCACAAAAAAGAGTTAAAAGGGCTCAAAAGACGAAAAATTTACGCCGCCGAGGCCgagcaaaaaaaagagacaGACCAGTGTTTAGAGACGGGGAAAATTGGAGTGACAATATCGCTAAAGAACAGGAAATCTGG CTCCTATCAAGCGATCATGTTGCCTGATAGCCCTTTGCAAAGTCCTGACAGACAGAGCTCCATAATGAGAATGA CCTGCATTATGCGTGTTGCTTCAACTTTGTATGAGGCAATATTGGATAGAAATGTCATTACGCTGAG AGATGTGTATTATCGGGACAAGCAACTGTTTGAGCGGCAGCCGGTCGTAGACAAG ATAGTTGATGATCTGGTAGCGACGGCGGggctgagaaggagggactTCTATGTC TGCGCTTCGGCAAAGGGTCTTATCGCCTCATCTTCGCTCGTCATTCGTTATCGTACAGGAGACGAAATAATCCTCTCGGCAACCCGGGCTAACCTTGTCGACCCTGCAGAGAAGATTGACGTTATTGAGGCACCAAACGGGCTTGACTGGGTACTTATCGTTGAAAAAGAT GCAATTTTTCAGAGTCTTTGTGGTGCTGGTATTCTTCAAGATGAAAGGATTGGCCATGGTGTTCTCATTACT GGCAAAGGCTTTCCGGACCTTGCTACACGCCAGATATTGCGCCTAATTGCTGACACATTTCCATG TGTAAAGATGTACGCTTTGGTGGACGCGGACCCACATGGACTCAAAATACTCTCAACTTACATGTATGGATCCAAAGCGAACGCATACTCGACTGATTACGGAGATCTACCCCTGGGGGATAGAGTGCAATGGCTGGGACTGAGGGCTTCCCACTGGAGCGA TCTCCACATCAGTTACGACCATCTCATACCTCTAGAGCAATCGGATATTCAAATG GCTATGAGCATGCTCAGAGATCACCAGACACTGCCTGTTGAGTGGAA GCGGGAGCTGAGCCACATgctgcatcttcatcgcAAAGCTGAAATTGAGATTATAATTGCTTCATCTTGGTCGAGCGACCATGTTGGCAGTAATGGTAGCGGTGATAGAGAGGGAGATAGGCAGCCTCTTCCTGACGTCGAAAGGTTGATCAATTACATCGTCAAGAACATGGGATTTTGA
- a CDS encoding hypothetical protein (HMMPfam hit to SNF7, SNF7, score: 155.2, E(): 1.4e-43) → MSSGAFGSAAPPLVVAGHDDGYPSDILSCIHPSLTFIRSRPIAPDLSLFILSKSISILHSASTMNILDTLFGRSMTPAERLRQHQRSLQKAQRELEREKGKLEAQEKKTMADIKRNAKAGNMNACKILAKDLVRTRRYIQKFTQMRVQLQAVSLRMQTLRSNEQMATAMKGATRAMGQMNRSLNLPQIQKIMNDFERESSTMDMKEEMMSDAVDDAMEDEEEGEGEEVESDKILKEVLDEIGMNMNESLISAPTASPLVPEPLQASRVAVAEGLPSSAAAGGPTNVGNGGVGAGSGMSSEEADLQRRLDALRRD, encoded by the exons ATGTCGTCAGGTGCATTTGGTTCCGCAGCTCCCCCTTTAGTTGTTGCCGGCCACGATGACGGCTATCCTTCCGACATCTTATCGtgcatccatccatctctcacTTTTATCCGTTCTCGACCCATAGCACCTGATCTGTCATTGTTTATCCTGTCCAAGAGCATTTCTATCTTGCACTCAGCATCCACCATGAACATCCTT GACACCTTATTTGGTCGGTCTATGACTCCAGCAGAACGGCTGAGACAACATCAAAGGTCCCTTCAGAAAGCGCAACGAGAGctggagagagaaaaggggAAACTGGAGGctcaggagaagaagacaatggCGGACATTAAACGAAATGCGAAAGCTGGGAACATG AATGCCTGCAAAATTCTTGCTAAAGACCTCGTGCGAACACGAAGGTATATCCAAAAGTTTACGCAGATGAGGGTGCAGCTGCAAGCGGTGTCATTACGTATGCAGACACTGAGGAGTAACGAGCAAATGGCTACGGCGATGAAAGGTGCTACCAGG GCGATGGGGCAAATGAATAGGAGTTTGAATCTGCCGCAA ATCCAGAAGATCATGAACGATTTCGAACGTGAATCTTCAACTATGGAtatgaaggaagaaatgatgTCCGATGCGGTTGATGATGcaatggaggatgaggaggaaggtgaaggtgaagaagtaGAAAGCGACAAAATTCTCAAAGAGGTGCTGGATGAAATTGGCATGAACATGAACGAATCG CTTATATCTGCACCCACTGCTTCTCCGCTTGTTCCGGAACCATTGCAAGCTTCTCGAGTGGCCGTTGCAGAAGGTTTACCTTCATCAGCAGCTGCTGGCGGTCCAACAAATGTTGGAAATGGGGGAGTAGGGGCTGGCTCTGGTATGAGTTCCGAAGAAGCAGACTTGCAACGACGATTGGACGCTTTGAGGAGAGATTAG
- a CDS encoding hypothetical protein (Match to EST gb|CF191739.1|CF191739; HMMPfam hit to Fungal_trans, Fungal specific transcription factor domain, score: 70.2, E(): 5.3e-18), translated as MASVGHSPYTSKPSPLARTASQTPITPSNLTHASPSPIAPNFPFSQPPTPMKRPFPPESQAGGPPERKFSVDSAQGDHGQQQPQKKKRVSLSCAQCAKRKQKCNREFPCQHCVARKVPELCVPYNPQANNNVNGPDPQTAARLESIEAVLSVVVRHTGGITHYDAIRDWISSLPFQKHLQSAPSTPASPHNLMTHGSVPGPSRAGSTYHLDPQETAHLERGGSSDDDNLAKVGKGWLGEIDGGLPENMELNEKVKMKLDIHGTPAENLQRLITDCGVSPHKIAELVQELPPKPFADRIIDWFFAKLNFIRYPIDERMFRASYEDLYNKSTALDPSNVRALPLVFIVLALAVRQAPEKWAGNEQTRRLSSLRMYWSSRRSILIATAVQSESLELVSAMYLVLIHDRRLTECWSQLGASLRTAQAIGLHRDGSKLGLDPFQTEYRRRLWSYLYHADKQYSLVLGRPPSISDSYTDTQTPSNIDLTDYDPALGLPPAKPFHEPTPALFLILRKKLAVVIGKIVHHFQKLNEPAQYSDVEKLQQELDLFVEQLPPHFRMHDPDKSLDSVHFWLPVHRFMLLTEVLVTTIILHRPWLLRKLSSNRYAASRTACFEAAKLDFQIRQDFERVPEFKLFAITGQFKMFNSAMIAGISAIIDPRGPDSDQMRKILTTFLEDNPWHEVATKDATTRKEVQIIQTLSRRAAKIFEDSFGPGEPAAHDKDSAALLLALRQSNDSSTHSNAYPRGVQPEDTPNPGGSGVMQHKMMLPPRAWGPPPGVSFAPVHHGGINQSPASTGSHEDDHSQKLLDHWINANTSLAVGGSSSGGPLPVLDTSGMGYLPLPTMSGAMTPIGLPGGPALTPNPAFAGYGGQAIMEEGGNNFMGHHLTGEFTYPNQFGMLAVEGNGVGVGNGRAGLDSGVENSDEYWNTLIDGILGTTGGMSGPSQSGHA; from the exons ATGGCCTCAGTTGGCCATTCTCCTTACACTTCAAAACCATCGCCATTGGCAAGGACAGCATCCCAGACACCAATCACACCCTCAAACCTTACACACGCTTCACCCTCCCCCATCGCCCCCAATTTCCCCTTTTCGCAACCGCCAACACCCATGAAGCGCCCTTTCCCGCCAGAAAGCCAAGCGGGCGGTCCGCCAGAACGAAAATTCAGTGTTGACAGCGCGCAAGGAGACCAtggtcaacaacaacctcagaagaagaagagggtcaGTTTGAGTTGTGCTCAAT GTGCTAAGAGAAAGCAGAAA TGTAACCGCGAATTTCCTTGTCAGCACT GTGTTG cCCGGAAAGTCCCCGAGTTATGC GTTCCCTATAACCCTCAAGCAAATAATAACGTCAATGGGCCAGATCCACAGACGGCGGCCAGACTAGAAAGCATCGAAGCTGTCTTATCTGTTGTCGTGAGACATACAGGTGGGATCACACATTACGATGCCATCCGCGACTGGATTTCTT CGTTGCCCTTTCAGAAACACTTACAATCGGCCCCATCCACCCCCGCTTCTCCCCATAATCTTATGACCCATGGTAGTGTTCCAGGTCCATCTCGGGCAGGTTCCACATACCATCTTGATCCCCAGGAAACAGCTCATCTGGAGAGAGGTGGCAGttctgatgatgataatcTGGCAAAGGTTGGGAAGGGGTGGCTGGGAGAGATTGATGG TGGCCTTCCTGAAAAC ATGGAGCTCAACGAAAAGGTCAAGATGAAGTTGGATATTCATGGAACGCCTGCTGAAAACCTTCAACGTTTGATTACTGACTGCGGTGTCAGCCCACACAAGATTGCAGAACTCGTTCAGGAACTTCCGCCGAAGCCTTTTGCCGACAGAATAATTGACTGGTTCTTTGCCAAACTCAACTTCATACGATATCCTATCGACGAAAGGATGTTTAGAGCGTCCTACGAGGATCTTTATAACAAGTCTACCGCTTTGGATCCATCAAATGTCAGAGCGCTGCCTCTTGTTTTTATTGTGCTTGCATTGGCTGTCCGGCAGGCACCTGAAAAATGGGCGGGAAATGAGCAAACAAGACGACTGTCAAGTTTACGGATGTATTGGAGTT CCCGGCGTAGCATCCTGATAGCTACTGCTGTTCAATCCGAAAGCCTGGAGCTAGTC AGTGCCATGTATTTGGTACTAATCCACGACCGCCGTCTTACAGAGTGCTGGTCTCAGCTGGGCGCTTCTTTACGTACGGCGCAGGCTATTGGTTTACATCGTGATGGTTCTAAACTTGGATTAGA TCCGTTTCAAACAGAGTACCGAAGACGACTGTGGAGCTATCTGTATCATGCAGATAAGCAGTACAGTCTGGTTTTGGGACGGCCGCCGAGCATCTCTGACAGTTATACCGATACTCA AACTCCATCCAACATCGACCTTACCGACTATGACCCCGCTCTCGGTTTACCACCAGCCAAGCCTTTCCACGAACCTACACCTGCCCTTTTCCTTATCTTACGCAAGAAGCTTGCTGTTGTCATTGGCAAAATTGTGCATCATTTTCAAAAGCTCAACGAACCTGCGCAGTATTCAGACGTGGAGAAGCTGCAACAGGAGCTAGATCTCTTTGTTGAGCAGTTGCCTCCTCATTTCCGAATGCACGATCCAGATAAAAGCTTAGATAGTG TTCATTTTTGGTTACCGGTTCATCGGTTTATGCTCTTGACGGAAGTACTGGTCACAACTATTATTTTGCAT CGCCCGTGGTTGCTACGCAAGTTATCCAGTAACCGCTATGCAGCCTCCCGAACAGCATGCTTTGAGGCTGCTAAGCTTGACTTCCAAATCAG ACAAGATTTTGAACGTGTCCCCGAGTTCAAATTATTTGCCATCACTGGTCAATTCAAAATGTTCAATAGCGCCATGATCGCGGGAATAAGCGCGATCATCGACCCTAGAGGACCAGATTCGGACCAGATGAGAAAAATATTGACTACCTTCTTGGAGGACAATCCTTGGCATGAAGTCGCGACCAAGGATGCCACCACAAGGAAAGAAGTTCAAATC ATCCAAACTTTGTCCAGGCGAGCTGCAAAGATATTTGAGGATTCATTCGGTCCGGGCGAGCCGGCTGCGCATGACAAAGATAGTGCTGCTTTGCTGTTAGCCCTTCGACAGAGCAACGATTCATCAACACATTCCAACGCATACCCAAGGGGCGTCCAGCCAGAGGATACCCCAAACCCCGGAGGGTCAGGTGTAATGCAACACAAGATGATGCTTCCACCTCGGGCTTGGGGTCCCCCTCCTGGAGTGTCATTTGCACCTGTGCATCATGGAGGAATAAACCAAAGTCCTGCCTCAACAGGTAGTCATGAAGACGACCACTCACAGAAGCT tcTTGACCATTGGATTAATGCTAATACCTCTCTTGCTGTTGGCGGCTCGTCCAGTGGCGGGCCCCTTCCAGTTCTCGACACGTCTGGTATGGGTtatcttccccttcctaCCATGTCAGGTGCAATGACCCCGATTGGCCTTCCAGGTGGTCCTGCCCTCACACCTAATCCCGCTTTTGCTGGTTATGGTGGTCAGGCCATtatggaagaaggcgggAATAACTTTATGGGGCATCATTTAACGGGCGAGTTTACCTATCCAAATCAGTTCGGGATGCTTGCCGTAGAAGGAAATGGGGTCGGCGTAGGAAACGGGAGAGCGGGACTTGATTCCGGAGTGGAGAATAGCGACGAGTATTGGAACACCTTGATTGATG GAATTTTGGGTACGACAGGCGGAATGTCGGGTCCCTCACAAAGCGGCCACGCTTAA
- a CDS encoding hypothetical protein (Match to ESTs gb|CF186415.1|CF186415, gb|CF193800.1|CF193800, gb|CF193325.1|CF193325; HMMPfam hit to Hexokinase_1, Hexokinase, score: 235.4, E(): 9.8e-68; HMMPfam hit to Hexokinase_2, Hexokinase, score: 355.7, E(): 6.1e-104): MAATLRQRTAMSETPDQLATRVQNLSTAPTTTQRTGSGSAVLENGTNIGSAAGRKASIPAQVDPERIISTSGSGRTSRRGSGLVMTPGGVQTVYHTRTNEDIEFPHAGKTDVPPPRLDCKPEILAVTPQRMRMIVHAIEETLDNGLQKNGQVVPMITFPVPTYVFGWPTGNEVGDFLALDLGGTNLRVCLVTLLGSGKFEVTQTKYRLTEEQKQGEGQALCVPCHFIHCIPNTKNSLDFCAECLNSFIRDTLGRTEKDGILPLGFTFSYPCSQDRIDHGVLIRWTKGFGAPNIEGYDVAAMFKDSLKRMDVPAELTALINDTTGTLIASNYVDPHTKIAVIFGTGCNAAYMETAGSIPKIDYVGLPEEQGMAINCEWGAFDSFDHQHLPRTKYDIIIDESSNKPGEQSFEKMIAGLYLGEIFRLVLCELIDSGDLFLGQNTYKLEKAYAFDTAFLSLMEADVTEELLTIIGVFAHFFGLETTLEERQFFKKLAVLVGTRSARLSACGIAAIVSKKGYLEEGCAVGADGSLYNKYPNFADRVHEALTDIFGESGKKIVTHHAEDGSGVGSAIIAAMTKARKDSGFFVEY; encoded by the exons ATGGCCGCCACCCTCCGCCAGCGCACAGCCATGTCCGAGACCCCCGACCAGCTCGCAACCCGCGTCCAGAACCTTAGCACGGCGCCTACAACCACCCAGAGGACCGGCTCTGGCTCTGCCGTTTTGGAGAACGGTACAAACATTGGCTCCGCCGCTGGCCGCAAGGCCTCGATCCCTGCTCAGGTAGACCCCGAGAGAATCATCAGCACCAGTGGCAGTGGCCGAACCAGCAGGCGAGGCAGTGGTTTGGTGATGACTCCAGGAGGCGTTCAGACTGTATACCACACCAGGACAAAT GAGGATATCGAATTCCCTCATGCTGGGAAGA CCGATGTTCCACCGCCGAGACTAGACTGCAAACCTGAGATCCTTGCAGTGACTCCccagaggatgaggatgatcgTCCATGCCATTGAAGAGACTCTTGATAACGGGTTGCAGAAGAATGGACAAGTTGTG CCTATGA TTACTTTTCCAGTTCCTACTTATGTGTTTGGC TGGCCTACCGGTAACGAAGTCGGGGATTTCCTCGCTCTCGACCTTGGTGGTACCAATCTTCGAGTCTGTCTCGTTACTCTTCTAGGCAGTGGAAAGTTTGAAGTCACTCAGACCAAGTACCGATTGACCGAGGAACAGAAGCAAGGCGAGGGACAAGCTCTGTGCGTGCCTTGCCATTTCATCCACTGCATTCCTAACACGAAGAACAGTCTGGACTTTTGCGCAGAGTGTTTAAACAGCTTCATCCGCGATACCCTCGGCCGCACTGAAAAAGACGGTATCCTCCCCCTTGGTTTCACT TTCTCCTACCCTTGCTC TCAAGACCGAATTGATCACGGTG TTCTTATCCGTTGGACCAAGGGATTCGGTGCTCCCAACATTGAAGGATACGATGTCGCCGCCATGTTCAAGGACAGTCTCAAGCGTATG GACGTCCCCGCGGAACTCACTGCTCTCATCAATGACACTACCGGTACTCTTATCGCCTCCAACTACGTTGACCCCCACACCAAGATCGCTGTCATCTTCGGAACCGGCTGTAACGCTGCCTACATGGAGACCGCCGGCAGCATCCCCAAGATCGACTACGTCGGATTGCCCGAGGAACAGGGAATGGCTATCAAC TGTGAATGGGGAGCGTTCGACTCTTTCGACCACCAACACCTTC CCCGAACCAAGTACGACATTATCATTGATGAATCTTCCAACAAGCCAGGAGAGCAG TCctttgagaagatgattgcTGGTCTTTACCTTGGTGAAATCTTCCGTCTCGTTCTCTGCGAGCTCATCGATTCTGGTGACCTTTTCTTGGGTCAGAACACCTACAAGCTCGAAAAGGCCTATGCTTTCGACACCGCTTTCTTGTCTCTCATGGAAGC CGATGTTACCGAAGAGCTTTTGACCATCATCGGTGTCTTTGCTCACTTCTTCGGCCTTGAAACTACCCTTGAAGAGCGTCAGTTCTTTAAAAAGCTTGCTGTGTTGGTCGGCACCCGATCTGCTAGGCTTTCTGCGTGTGGTATCGCCGCCATTGTTAGCAAGAAGGGGTACCTCGAAGAAGGATGTGCCGTTGGCGCCGATGGAAGTTTGTACAAC AAATACCCCAACTTTGCGGACCGAGTTCATGAGGCGCTTACGGACATTTTCGGTGAAAGcggcaagaagattgtCACCCACCATGCTGAGGATGGTTCAGGTGTCGGTAGCGCAATCATTGCCG cAATGACCAAGGCCAGGAAGGACTCTGGATTCTTTGTCGAATACTAA
- a CDS encoding hypothetical protein (HMMPfam hit to Proteasome, Proteasome A-type and B-type, score: 224.5, E(): 2e-64) gives MSNEASLCNRLYIRSLFSITAQDVYDKLTAPRSEYDRGVNTFSPEGRLFQVEYAMEAIKLGSTTVGITTPHGTVLAVEKRVPSPLLESSSIEKIMEIDSHIGCAMSGLTADARTMVEHARVTSQMHAFTYDEPIGVESCTQAVCDLALRFGESVEDDDALMSRPFGVALLIAGIDEKGPQLYHTDPSGTFVRYEAKAIGSGSEAAQQGLQDAYHKQMTLAEAQSLALKVLKQVMEEKLDESNVQLAQVTKEKGFEILGEQALKGVIETLA, from the exons ATGTCCAACGAAGCCTCTTTATGCAACAGACTCTATATACGCTCACTTTTCTCTATCACAGCCCAAGATGTTTATGACAAG CTAACGGCTCCCAGATCAGAGTACGACCGGGGTGTCAacaccttctccccagAA GGTCGATTATTCCAAG TCGAGTATGCTATGGAAGCGATCAAG CTTGGTTCCACAACAGTTGGTATCACCACTCCCCACGGCACCGTGCTCGCCGTTGAGAAACGTGTCCCCTCTCCCCTCCTCgaatcctcctccatcgaAAAAATCATGGAAATCGACTCTCACATCGGTTGTGCCATGTCAGGTCTCACAGCCGACGCCCGAACAATGGTTGAGCACGCTCGAGTCACAAGCCAGATGCACGCGTTCACCTACGACGAGCCCATTGGTGTGGAGAGCTGTACCCAGGCGGTTTGCGATTTGGCGCTGAGGTTTGGTGAAAGTGtggaggacgatgatgcGTTGATG TCTCGACCGTTTGGTGTTGCGCTTCTTATTGCCGGTATAGATGAGAAGGGTCCTCAACT CTACCACACCGACCCCTCCGGTACATTTGTCCGCTATGAAGCCAAGGCTATCGGCTCCGGTTCCGAAGCCGCCCAACAAGGTCTCCAAGATGCTTATCACAAGCAAATGACCCTCGCCGAAGCGCAATCTTTGGCGTTGAAGGTGCTCAAGCAGGTCATGGAGGAGAAGCTCGACGAGAGCAATGTTCAACTTGCGCAAGTcacaaaggaaaagggattCGAGATTCTGGGAGAGCAAGCATTGAAGGGCGTCATTGAGACTCTTGCCTAG
- a CDS encoding hypothetical protein (HMMPfam hit to KE2, KE2 family protein, score: 88.2, E(): 2.1e-23) produces the protein MSDTKIAALQAQLQSSTISFQKIENELASVIEARQRLDSQLSENELVLKELNLLKSHNTVYKLIGPALVPQVSSEAKVNVEKRLEFIRSEIKRVESQLKEVEDKAGRKKEEIIVLQQQFQALQAPSAPQQSKA, from the exons ATGTCGGACACAAAGATCGCAGCTCTGCAAGCTCAGCTCCAGTCTTCTACCATCTCATTCCAGAAAATCGAAAATG AGCTTGCCAGTGTAATTGAAGCGAGGCAACGTCTGGACTCCCAGTTGTCAGAAAATGAGCTCGTTCTTAAA GAGCTCAACTTGCTCAAATCCCATAACACAGTATATAAGCTCATAGGGCCAGCCTTGGTTCCTCAGGTCTCAAGCGAAGCAAAAGTGAAcgtggagaagaggttggAATTTATCCGGAGCGAAAT TAAAAGAGTAGAGAGCCAGTTgaaagaagttgaagatAAGGCAGgtagaaagaaggaagag ATTATCGTACTGCAGCAACAATTCCAAGCTTTACAAGCGCCCAGCGCTCCTCAACAATCGAAGGCTTAG
- a CDS encoding hypothetical protein (HMMPfam hit to Thioredoxin, Thioredoxin, score: 135.6, E(): 1.1e-37) yields the protein MRLPRLLSVTFSLSALLTTATATITDLDDDFQLRELTEDNFKSSVSQGVWLVEHFSPKCAHCRAFAPTWTQLARDKRHLERLTGFHMAQINCLAQGDLCNSNGIKFYPQIIMYTDGKPSPHYTGDRSYEELSKYIDEHAHTYAETILDPAVQSQEALVIGPANSEGKVQEVDERGLEALKAEGPVLVEYFAPWCGHCKALRPTYEQLALELQGQLNVAAVNCDDHRALCVNSGIKAYPTIRLLHHGTSAEYSGARSLAKLKEFSQRAEKPASLTSIKAGDFDKIVSANEAFFLYLQTFDTTVAEVDSVKKAFEPLLGTVPAYTSADVALYQRLHVVNPPTSTLFAFSSYSTRPVGTMGLPASPNDLRKFINLHRFPTLVRLDASNFQSLMRSDTRAIVVLAGVHKGEEGKKERDKFADVARAWKRGGRRFEQPVWFVWVEGETSRWANWLKRFYGIKKRDLPGVVVIDTPLEEYYDTTIEGTKIEFEGSSIFSVLEGFYQHFLRPKRIESTLEWGSRSASETLISVGESAVEHPFLFLTVLVGTVALFVYLLQKCLVKDPKDGYSPSRLD from the exons ATGCGCTTACCACGCCTGCTCTCCGTaactttctccctctcagCTCTCCTTACAACAGCTACAGCGACAATCACAGACCTAGATGATGACTTTCAACTCCGGGAGCTCACAGAGGACAATTTCAAGAGCAGTGTCTCTCAAGGAGTATG GCTGGTTGAGCACTTTTCCCCCAAAT GCGCACATTGTAGAGCATTCGCCCCAACTTGGACACAGTTAGCTAGGGATAAACGGCATCTGGAGCGTCTAACGGGCTTTCATATGGCCCAAATCAACTGTCTTGCTCAGGGCG ATCTGTGCAACAGTAATGGTATCAAGTTCT ACCCGCAGATTATAAT GTACACCGACGGCAAGCCTTCTCCGCATTACACGGGCGATCGTTCTTACGAGGAGCTTTCGAAATACATTGACGAGCACGCGCATACATATGCCGAAACAATCCTGGACCCCGCCGTTCAGTCGCAGGAAGCCTTGGTCATCGGCCCAGCCAATTCAGAGGGCAAAGTACAAGAGGTGGATGAACGAGGTTTAGAAGCGTTGAAGGCAGAAGGACCTGTCCTCGTAGAGTATTTTGCTCCGTGGTGTGGGCA TTGTAAAGCTTTGAGACCGA CATACGAGCAATTGGCGCTGGAGCTACAAGGACAATTAAACGTCGCGGCCGTAAATTGCGATGATCATCGTGCTTTATGTGTCAATTCTGGCATCAAGGCTTACCCTACTATCCGACT GCTGCATCATGGCACGTCCGCGGAATACTCTGGAGCTAGATCACTCGCGAAGCTCAAGGAATTTTCTCAAAGGGCTGAGAAGCC GGCCAGCTTGACGAGTATCAAGGCAGGCGATTTCGATAAGATTGTCAGCGCCAATGAGGCATTTTTTTTATATCTTCAGACTTTTGACACAACCGTAGCCGAAGTC GACTCTGTAAAGAAAGCTTTTGAGCCTTTACTTGGTACCGTTCCCGCCTACACTTCCGCCGACGTTGCCTTATACCAGCGACTCCATGTCGTCAATCCACCTACATCTACCCTCTTTGCGTTTTCATCATACTCAACTCGACCAGTCGGTACTATGGGTCTTCCAGCCTCCCCCAACGACCTGCGCAAATTCATCAACCTCCATCGATTCCCTACCCTCGTCCGGTTGGACGCCTCAAACTTTCAAAGTTTGATGCGGAGCGATACTCGGGCGATTGTGGTGCTTGCCGGTGTTCacaaaggggaagaagggaagaaggaaagggataAGTTTGCTGATGTTGCAAGGGCTTGGAAGAGGGGCGGAAGGAGGTTTGAGCAGCCTGTGTGGTTTGTATGGGTTGAGGGGGAGACCAGTAGATGGGCCAATTGGTTGAAGAGGTTCTATGG gatcaagaagagagacCTTCCCGGCGTCGTCGTAATTGATACTCCT CTTGAGGAATACTATGACACAACTATCGAAGGCACCAAGATTGAGTTTGAGGGATCTAGTATCTTTTCGGTGCTCGAAGGATTTTACCAGCATTTCCTCCGACCAAAAAGGATTGAATCGACTCTTGAATGGGGTTCCAGGAGCGCGTCAGAGACGTTGATCAGTGTCGGG GAAAGTGCTGTCGAACACCCTTTCTTGTTCCTTACAGTCCTGGTAGGAACTGTTGCTCTGTTTGTTTATCTGCTGCAAAAGTGCCTGGTGAAAGATCCGAAAGATGGGTACTCGCCATCGAGGCTTGATTGA